One window of bacterium genomic DNA carries:
- a CDS encoding PIG-L family deacetylase, producing MHVLVIAPHMDDEVLGCGATIARHVEEGSDVAVCIVANRAYDHAYEEAQIQRERQACEKAKECLGYQELYYLGLPDEQLDARLIDVIVPIEKVFEEVSPDVLYVPHRGDYHQDHRAVAEAMRVVARPYAAARPRAVRAYETSSSTGMIPAATDWPFLPNWYVNAAGTLDRKLAAMQCYETEGRPYPHPRSLEGIRIQAQRRGMEVGLEAAEAFMTLREMWS from the coding sequence ATGCACGTTCTGGTAATCGCCCCGCACATGGACGACGAGGTGCTCGGCTGCGGCGCTACAATCGCCCGGCACGTAGAGGAAGGCAGCGATGTGGCAGTGTGCATTGTGGCCAATCGGGCCTACGACCACGCGTACGAGGAGGCCCAGATCCAGCGTGAGCGGCAGGCCTGCGAGAAGGCCAAGGAGTGCCTTGGTTACCAGGAACTCTATTACCTGGGTTTGCCGGACGAACAGCTCGACGCTCGGCTGATCGACGTGATCGTTCCCATCGAGAAGGTGTTCGAGGAAGTTTCGCCGGATGTGCTCTATGTGCCGCACCGCGGCGACTACCACCAGGATCACCGCGCTGTTGCGGAGGCGATGCGTGTCGTTGCCCGGCCGTATGCTGCCGCGCGGCCCCGCGCCGTGCGTGCCTACGAAACAAGCTCTTCGACGGGGATGATTCCCGCCGCGACGGACTGGCCCTTTCTGCCCAACTGGTACGTCAACGCCGCGGGGACGCTGGACCGCAAGCTGGCCGCGATGCAGTGCTATGAGACCGAGGGAAGGCCCTATCCGCATCCGCGCTCGCTGGAGGGGATTCGGATCCAGGCCCAGCGCCGGGGTATGGAGGTGGGCCTGGAGGCCGCCGAGGCGTTCATGACGTTGCGTGAGATGTGGTCATGA